A segment of the uncultured Desulfobulbus sp. genome:
ATGGAGAACAGACCCATGATACGATTGGCGATTCCCTCTGAGGGACAAGGCGGCTTGGACGGTATGCGCGCCGGACACTTTGGACATTGCGATGTCTTTACCTGCATTGACGTGGAAGATGGTCAGATCAAACAGGTAAGCATCCTGGCCAACAAGGAGCATGTCCAGGGCGGCTGCATGGTTCCGGTCAATCTGCTGGCCGAGGCCGGGGTAAACGCCCTGGTGGTCGGTGGTATCGGCATGCGTCCCCTAATGGGATTCCGTCAGGTGGGAATCGATGTATACCACGATGGTGTACGTCCGGAAATTCGGCCGGTGGTCGAGGATTTCCTGGCCGGTAAACTGCCGCAAATCACCAACGATCAGGTGTGCGGCGGCGGACAACACTGATTCATTTTTTGACAAGGAGGCGCCATGAAAGTGGCAGTAACATCCAAAGGTGTACTCTTGGATAGTGAGGTGGACCCCCGTTTCGGTCGTGCCCCTTACATTATCGTGGTCGACACCGAAACCATGGACTTTGAGGCCGTGGACAACAGCGGTAACGTCAACGCCTTCAAGGGTGCGGGCATTCAAGCGGCGACCATGGTTTGCGAAAAAGGGGCCGAGGTGCTGATGACCGGCTATTGCGGTCCCAAAGCCTTTGCCACCCTGCAGGCCGGCGGCGTCAAAGTGGTTGACGACGTGACCGGCACCATCCGCGATGCCGTGGCAACCATCAAGTCCGGCAAGGTGACCTATTCAACCGCAGCCAACAAAGAGGCTCACTGGTAAAAGCTCCTTAAGAAGGCTCATGCACGCCAAAGCCAGAAAAGCCGGACAGCTCTTGCTGTCCGGCTTTTTTTGTGGTGATTGCTGAACCAGGAACGCGTTAAATTTTAAAGGTATTGACGATCCCCTGCAGCTCATCGGCCAGGGCCTTGAGTGTCTCGGCGCTCGACTTCACCTGGCGGCTGCTGGCGGAAATTTCGTTGGAGGCCTGGTTGACCCCGGCGATATCCTGGGTGATGGAACCGGCCACCGCGGAACTCTGGTTGACGTTTTCATTGACCTCACCCAAGCCCTGGGAGGCCTGGGCAATGTTGTTGGCGATTTCCTCGGTGGCCGCGGACTGCTCGCCGACAGCCGTGGAAATGGTGGCCACGATCTCGTTGACGCTGTTGATGATGGTGGAGATCTGGTTGATCTCCACGATCGAGGATTGGGTCGTGCCCTGAACACCGGCTATCTGATTCTTGATGTCCAGAGTAGCCGTCGCGGTCTGTCTGGCCAACTCCTTGATCTCATTGGCGACGACTGCAAAGCCCTTGCCCGCCTCACCGGCACGGGCCGCCTCGATGGTGGCATTCAAGGCCAGGAGGTTGGTCTGCTCGGAAATATCGGTAATAGCCTCGGTGACCTTGCCGATTGCCTGGGCTGCCTGGCCGAGCTCAGCCATTTTTACAGAGGTGTTGGCAGCCTGGTGCACGGCCTTCTCCGAAATCGAATGGGCCTGTTCCGTATTCTGGGCGATCTGGTTGATGGTGACGTTCATCTCCTCGGCGGCACTGGCCACCATGTTGGTGTTGATGGTCGACTCTTCCATGGAGGCTGCCACGTTGTTGAGGTTGGCACTCATTTCCTCGGCGGCGGTGGCAACGCTGTCGGCCCGGCCTGAGGTTTCCTCCGCATTTTGCGCCAAGGTGGCCGCAATCGCTGTCAGTTCACCGATCGAAAGATGCACCTGGCGCGAATTTTCGCTGATGCGACCAATAATCTGCTGCAGCTTCTCGATAAAGAGGTTGAACCATTTGGCCAACTCCCCCACCTCGTCCTTGGAGACAACCGCCAAGCGCATGGTCAGATCACCCTCGCCCTGGGCGATATCCTTGAGGCCATCAATGGCCCGATTGATTGGTTTGATTATCGCGCTGGCGGCAACGAAAATAAGTGCGCCGGCAATGAGAGTCGAAGCCAGGGTGATCAAGGCTATCGTTTTTTGCAGTGAAACCACACTTTCCAGAAACTCCTCGGCATTCTGGGTGGCGGCAATACTCCACCCCTTGAGCTTGACCGGAGCATAACCGGCGACTTTGTCGGTCCCCTTGAACACGTAGGATTCCGCTCCGGTCGATCCGGAAACCATGGCTCTGGTGATATCCTCCATCCCCTTCAAGGACTTCATGTCAAGCTGGAGCACGTTCTTGCTATCGGGATGAGCAATGATCAGCCCCTGTTCATCGCACATGAAGCAGTAGCCGGTGGAGCCGATCTTTTTGGCGGTAATCAAATCGGAAATCAATGAAAACCTGAGGGTCCCAGCAACCACGCCCAAAAACGAGCCATTTTCGGAGCGGACCGGTGCACAAAGGAGGATCTCAGTCATATTGTTGCCTGTCGAACGGACAACTCCGCCGCTCACGGCCTGACTCCGTCTGCGCACCTCTTCAAAGACCCCGCCCCGGCACAGGTCGATGGCGTTGATAGCTGCCGCATTTTCACCGGTTGCGGCAATAATTTTGCCGTTGGTATCGGCAACAACAATAGCGTCGTAAGACAACCGCAGCTGCTCAAAACGCTGGCGCATATCCTGGTTCATGGCCTCAATCGTCGAAGCTGCCCCCTCAGCACCCTGTGAAGCGAAGGCAGCGATCGTCTTTCGAACCATCGTTCGTTCGGCAAAGGCGGCAATAAACTTCAACTCCCCCTCGAGGGTGGCCGTCACCTGCATGGTCAACCCCTCGGCGATGGATTGGGCATTGGCTTTGCTGTAACGGGTGACCGCCTTAGCCGAGTTGTTTTTAGCTACATAGCCACTCACCGCCAGCGGCAGCAAGACGATAAGTATACCGCCAACAATGAGCTTGAAACGAATGGAAGATATGTTCATGAATTGCCCCCCTTGTCTATAGTCGCTGTGCCTGCTCGGTACCCCGAAAACACAGAAAGCCGTGATTGCCTCACGCCCGCCATCTCCCCTGGTGGGCAACGGTTTTCTCCTTCCAACATCTATCTTAGGGCTCAATCGAAAAAGAAGTCAAAGGGATAGGTAAAATTACCTAGAGGAAATACAACCTCGTTCCAGCAGGTTACCAACTAATTGTGCCAATTGGTCAAAACACGGCGAGCAATCTCTTCTGCCACCTGCTCCTGGTTGAGGCCATCACAGGTAAGGACGATTTCCGCATAGCGATGATAGAGGACCTGGCGCTCGTCAAAGAGTTCCTCAAAGCTCTGGTCCTTGGATTTGGCGATGCCGCGGGTGGCAAAGTTGTGGATGCGCCGCTCGATCTCGGTAAAGGAAACCTTGAGAAAAACAATGGTCGAGATCCGCTGGAGGTGGGCCATGGCCTTTTCGCTGTAGGCCGCACTGCCGCCGGTGGCGATGACGTGGTGGGTGATATTGAGTTTGAGGATCTCCTCCTCTTCAATGGCACGGAGGTTGAGATGATCGGATTCATCAAGAATCTGCTGCAGGGTTTTTTGCCGATTGATCTGGATGAGCACATCGGTGTCGATGAAGCCCAGGCCCAGATTTTTCGCTAAAATTATCCCCACGGTGCTCTTGCCCGCACCGGGCATGCCAATCAGGGTCAGGTTGGATTTCATGGCAGACACTCTTTGTAACTGTTGATCAATATTGAAGCATTTCTTTTCCGTTCATCTTACCCGGGCACAAGACAAACCACCAACAAAAAGCCCCCACACCTCTTCATCCTGGGGAGGGAATGCAAGGAGGTGCAGGGGCAGGAAGAGCTGAAAGGAACTACGGACTAATTGCGGTTGATCATCACCATCTTGATGTTGGTCATGTCTTCCATGGCAAAGCGAATGCCCTCACGTCCAAGGCCGGAGAGTTTGTTGCCGCCGTAAGGCAGGTGGTCGACCCGATAGGTGGCGGTGTCGTTGATCATCACCCCGCCCACCTCCAGATCATCCACCGCCTGCAGGGCCTTGTTGATGTCGTTGGTGTAGACACCGGCCTGGAGGCCGAATTCGGAGGCGTTGACCAGATCGATCACCCCAGCAAAGGAGTCGTAGGCCACGATGGAAACCACCGGGGCAAAGGTTTCCATACACATGATCTTCATATCCTCGGTGACCTGGGTCAGCACCGTGGGCTGGTAGACCCTGCCCTCGCCCTTGCCGCCGGTGGCCACCACCGCCCCCTGAGCCACGGCCTCCTTGACCCAGGCGTCGATCCGCTCGACCTCCTTGGGGGAAATAAGCGGGCCGACATCGCAGTCCTCATCCAGGGGATTGCCCACCTTGAGTGCCTTGACCTTGCTGACGAAAAGCTCGGTAAAGGCATCCAGACACTGGCGATTGACATAGATGCGCTGCAGGGAAATGCAGACCTGGCCCGAGTTGGCAAAGGCGCTGACCACACAACGGGCGGCCGCCTTTTCCAGATCCGCATCCGGCTCGATGATGGTCGCCGAATTGCTGCCAAGCTCCAGGGTGACCTTCTTGATCCCGGCCTTGCGCACGATCTGGCCGCCGACCGCGGGCGATCCGGTAAAGGTGATCTTGCGGCAGTCGGGATGAACCACGATGGCATCGCCGACCTCTCCGCCGGGGCCGACCACCACGTTGAGCACCCCCGGAGGCAGCCCCGCCTCCTCGAGAATCTCCGCCAAAATCAGTGAGGAGACCGGGGTGGCCGAGGCCGGCTTGAGCACGACCGTGTTGCCGGTGGCAATGGCCGGGGCCACCTTGTGCGCCACCAGATTGAGCGGAAAGTTGAACGGGGTGATCGCGCCGATGACCCCCAGGGGTTCACGGATGAAGTAACCGAACCGGTTTTCGCCGAATCGGCTGGCATCGACCGGGATGGTCTCGCCGTGAAGGCGCTTGGCCTCGTCGGCGGCGAACTTGAAGGTCTCGGCACTGCGCTGGACCTCATTGATCGAAAACTTCCAGGCCTTGCCGACCTCTTGCGAGATCACCTCGGCAATTTCCCTCTCTCGGGCGTTGATCAGGGCCACGGCCTTGTCGAGGATGGCGGCCCGCTGATGCGCCGGCATCTTGCGAAAGCCCTGAAAGGCCTTTTTGGCACTGGCGATTGCCCGTTCGGTCAGGGCGCCATCGGCCAGGGGCACGGTGGCAAAGGGTTCGCCGGTGAACTTGTTGAGCACGTCCATGGTCCGATCAGTGGAGAGCCACTGACCGTCCACATAGGTTTGATAGTTCTTTTTCATCTTCTTTCTCCTCTCATCAACGGATTCACAGATATCTGCCGCATTGACCGCCAGGCATCAGAGCACCTGGCGATAAATCGCCTCTGCATCCGCCAGACGCAGGGTTCTGGGATTGTTGGCCAACAGGCGGGTGACCTTCATCACGCCTTCGGCCAGGACAGGGACATCTTTCTCCTGGACACCGTAGCCGCTCAAGCGCTGCGGCACGTTCAGATCGGCGGCCAGTTGATGCACCGCAGCCAGGCCGCGTTCGGCCAGTTTCCGCAGACTCATGCCCTCCTCCCCCTCGCCGAAGATCCGGGCGATATCGGCAAACTTCTCCAGGTTGCCGATCAGGTTGAAGGCCATGACCGGCGGCAGCATGATGGTGTTGGCGATGCCGTGCGGGATATGAAATTCTGCGCCGATCGGGTAGGCAAAGGCATGTACCGCGGTGACCCCTGCGTTGGCAAAGGCCATGCCGGCAAGCATGCTACCCTCGAGCATCTTCTCTCTGGCCACGATATCACCACCGTTTGCATAGGCGGTACGAATATTTTCGAAAATCAGCTGCATGGCCTGCACGGCCAGCATATCGGTCATCGAGTTGGCGTTGATCGAGGTGTATGCCTCCATAGCGTGAATGAGCGCATCCATACCGGTGGCTGCGGTCACCGCAGGCGGGAGGCCGAGTGTCAATTCGGGATCAAGCAGGGCGGTTGAAGGAAAGAGGTGGGAGCTGACCACGCCTTTTTTCAGTTTTTCATGGTGATCGGAGAGAATGACGATCGGGGTGACCTCGCTGCCCGTGCCGGCGGTGGTGGGGATGAGGATCAGGGGAATGCCCGGCTTCTTGACCAAGTCAATCCCGAAATACTCCTCCACCTTGCCCGGATTGGTGACCATGACCGAAACCACCTTGGCGATATCCTGGGAGGAACCGCCCCCGATACCGATCACGCAGTCAGCCTGCTCGGACTTCACCAGACTGACCACCTGATCGACCAACTCATAGGGCGGATCCGCCTCGACCTGATCGAAGCGGACAAAGGACAGGCCGCCCTGGGCCAGGAGCTGTTCCAGCCGTTCGATGATGCCGGTGGCCACCAACCCCGGATCGGTGACGATCATCGGTTTGCAGCCACCGAGTTGTTTGACCTCATCAACGATGCTGTTCAAGGTGCCGGCACCCATGACGATGCGGCCGGTGGTCCGAAACAGTATTTTCTGCGACATGTTGTTCTCCTTAGAGGGAACGCAGTTCATGAACGACCTGTTTCCCCGTATATAGTTCCACGCCAGTCGCGTCCTGCTTCCAATAGCCGCAGAAACGACGAATGACGCCATGTGTTACTTTAAATATCTCTTTTGCACATAAGCGCCCATGCCCTGAACAAGGGCTGGGGAAACCTCTCCACCACTGCTGTCCTCCAGCAACTCCAGCAGTTCCTTGGGAAGCACAATGGCAATCCCGTCGTACTCCCCGATCGCCACCGACTCCGCGTGGGTGGCGACCATGACCGGCTTGGGCAGGTATTCCTGCTTGTAGCCTTTGTGAATGACCAGATTGAGCAGATGGCAGATCCGCCACAGGCTACCGGTCTGGCGATGCAGACTGTGGCTCCCTGCCATGAGCCCAGCCTCCCCCACTTCCAGCGGCCCTGCGGCATGCATCGTCCCGATGACGAATATCCCGCTGGGCCCGAAGACGAGGAACTCCACATGAAGGAGCTCAAAGGTGAAGCAGCAGAGCACCAGGTAGTCCTCGCCCAGGCCCTGCAGGGTCTTGAGCACCCTGCGTTTACCTGCCAACTGGCGATCGTAGTCCGCCTTGCGAAAAACCCGTTTCCAGCCCATGGGATTGACCCGATTGAGGGCAAAGGCGAGCAGCACCAGAATGATCGCCACCGTGCCCAGCAGCGACGGCAGATCGCTTTTCCAGTCGCCCGGGGCAACCAGCATGAATCCGACCAGGGAAACGGCCACCACAGACAGCAAAAAGAGGTGGGTGGCCGGTATCTCCCGGGCAACAAATCGCTCTGAACCGACGATCCGTGCCATGCGCTTACTGCTCTTCCTTCATCACTTCGGCAATCTGCCGGGCAATGGCCTCCGGTGAGTCACAGGGAAAGATCGGCTCCTCCTTCTCGTAGGCCTTGCGGAAGTTGCTGAGATAAATCAGGCCGGTGAGAATGATGGCCGAACCAAGCCCCCAGGAAGCGCCACGGGTGGCGAGAATCGCACCGGCAACACCGGCGATACCCAGGTCATTGAATCCACGTGATTTCAGCACACCCACGCGTACACTGACATACCCCTGAATGAGCATGGTCGAGGCCAGGCCGACACCGAGGATGGGCTTGACCGTGGAGACGATCGGCGCGAGGAAATATCCGGTCCAGGTGCCGAGGCGAAAGGAGCCGGCGCCGCTGTTGATCGATTCCATGGCCTTGGGGCCGTGTTTGAACCGCTCGCAGACAACGACCTGCATCGCCGCCCAGAGAGGACCGCACATCGACAGATCCGGGCCGACGATACTCATGATGGTGTTGCGCGCGCCGAAGATGACATGGGAGCGGTTGGGGTTGTAGTTGATGTCCTCGTCGGGGCGATACTTCTGCGCATCGTCCAACAGGGCCTGCGACTGAATGACATCGCCAAAGATGACCACATAGGCGCTGATCACCATGGGCAGCCCGGTGAGAAACATCTTCAACGGCGGGAAGGGGATGTTGCCCAGCACGGTGAAGTCACGGAACAGGGTGGTGAAATCCGGATGGGTGATGATGCCGTTGTCATAGGTGGGCCAGGACAGTTCGCCCAGGAGTGGGCCGACCACGATGGCCAGGGCCAGGGCCGGCATCATGCCGAGGTTGCCCAGGTAGTACATGAACTTGTTTTCACGTCGGAGCTTCTTGAAATGCTCGGAAAAGAGCAGGTAAAAGGCGATACCGATGCAGATGGTGATGGTCCAGGGGTTGGAATCAAAGCTTTTCAGGCCCGCACCTGGCTTGAACACCAACATGACCGCGGAAAAGCCCGCCCCCATGAGGATGGCCGACTGGACCGCGTTGGGGATCAGGGCGACAAATCGTTTGGCCAGGCCGGTCGCTCCCAAGAGCACGCAGAACAGGCCAAAGGTGAGTTCAAAGGCGATCAGGGCCTGGATGCGCTCAGGTCCGGGGGCAAAGGTTTCAATATAGGCGATCAACAGGGGAATGGCCGGGGTGACCCAACCGGGGATGACGGGATCGCCAAAGGTGACATGTGCCAAATACAGGCTGCCGTTGAGAATAACGATCGCCAGGGCGACCTCAAACGACATCCCCAGCTTGCCGGTCAGCACCGGGATAATGGCCAGGCAGACCGTGCACATCAACAGCCCCTGCAGGTAATCCGCCCATTCGAAGCGATAATGGACAAAAGGCAGACGCAGGGTGAACAACCCCATACGGATGCCGGGTTGGCGTGCTCCATACTCTCGTTTTGCTCTCATACACTCTCCTCAAAATTTTCAGGCTGCTTGCATGTATCTCTTTTTCACGCAAAATCAAGGTCTCCGACAAGGCGCATTCCACTGAAATTGATCGATCCAAAAAACATGCAAGCTGCCCAAGGAAAACTGTCCGACTTCTCCTCCACTTCTCTGCGCAAAGCTCGTTCAAACCGGTCCGGCGTGTATACAAGGCCGATTTGAGCAAAAAATGCGCCGAAAGCGGACCTCCCTCCTTTTTGTTGATTTACTCCTGGTGCAGGTGCAGAAAAATGAGGCGCAAATTGCCTGAGCGCAATCATGCCTTTTTCACAGAAAGCGGTTGCCGAAAGTTGACCGGGCAACAATTTAACTCTTTATAAAAATTGAATATTCAAGAATACGATCCCCGAAATATCCCCTTATGGGGGAAAGAGATATGCGGGCATGCACTGCACGGATTGCGGCGGGTAAGAGAGCGGCTTCCTTTTGTGCACAACAGGAGGGGGCATCGAGGAAGGCTTGATAGAAGTTCGATGCATGGATGCATCGAAAAAGATTCAGCGAAAGAAGTTAACGCAACAAGGAAACGATTTTCTTGCTGGATTCACGTGAAAAACAGCAATCGATGCTCAAATACATCACAAGATGCAAAAACGCATCGAGCATTTCATTCACCAACCCTGATCCCCAGGCGTCCGGCCTTACGGACCACCGTGGATTGATCGATCCCCAGGACTGCTGCCGCCTTGCGCGAGCTGCCGTGCTTTTCCAGGGCTGCCC
Coding sequences within it:
- a CDS encoding methyl-accepting chemotaxis protein — encoded protein: MNISSIRFKLIVGGILIVLLPLAVSGYVAKNNSAKAVTRYSKANAQSIAEGLTMQVTATLEGELKFIAAFAERTMVRKTIAAFASQGAEGAASTIEAMNQDMRQRFEQLRLSYDAIVVADTNGKIIAATGENAAAINAIDLCRGGVFEEVRRRSQAVSGGVVRSTGNNMTEILLCAPVRSENGSFLGVVAGTLRFSLISDLITAKKIGSTGYCFMCDEQGLIIAHPDSKNVLQLDMKSLKGMEDITRAMVSGSTGAESYVFKGTDKVAGYAPVKLKGWSIAATQNAEEFLESVVSLQKTIALITLASTLIAGALIFVAASAIIKPINRAIDGLKDIAQGEGDLTMRLAVVSKDEVGELAKWFNLFIEKLQQIIGRISENSRQVHLSIGELTAIAATLAQNAEETSGRADSVATAAEEMSANLNNVAASMEESTINTNMVASAAEEMNVTINQIAQNTEQAHSISEKAVHQAANTSVKMAELGQAAQAIGKVTEAITDISEQTNLLALNATIEAARAGEAGKGFAVVANEIKELARQTATATLDIKNQIAGVQGTTQSSIVEINQISTIINSVNEIVATISTAVGEQSAATEEIANNIAQASQGLGEVNENVNQSSAVAGSITQDIAGVNQASNEISASSRQVKSSAETLKALADELQGIVNTFKI
- a CDS encoding shikimate kinase, whose amino-acid sequence is MKSNLTLIGMPGAGKSTVGIILAKNLGLGFIDTDVLIQINRQKTLQQILDESDHLNLRAIEEEEILKLNITHHVIATGGSAAYSEKAMAHLQRISTIVFLKVSFTEIERRIHNFATRGIAKSKDQSFEELFDERQVLYHRYAEIVLTCDGLNQEQVAEEIARRVLTNWHN
- a CDS encoding iron-containing alcohol dehydrogenase is translated as MSQKILFRTTGRIVMGAGTLNSIVDEVKQLGGCKPMIVTDPGLVATGIIERLEQLLAQGGLSFVRFDQVEADPPYELVDQVVSLVKSEQADCVIGIGGGSSQDIAKVVSVMVTNPGKVEEYFGIDLVKKPGIPLILIPTTAGTGSEVTPIVILSDHHEKLKKGVVSSHLFPSTALLDPELTLGLPPAVTAATGMDALIHAMEAYTSINANSMTDMLAVQAMQLIFENIRTAYANGGDIVAREKMLEGSMLAGMAFANAGVTAVHAFAYPIGAEFHIPHGIANTIMLPPVMAFNLIGNLEKFADIARIFGEGEEGMSLRKLAERGLAAVHQLAADLNVPQRLSGYGVQEKDVPVLAEGVMKVTRLLANNPRTLRLADAEAIYRQVL
- a CDS encoding NifB/NifX family molybdenum-iron cluster-binding protein is translated as MKVAVTSKGVLLDSEVDPRFGRAPYIIVVDTETMDFEAVDNSGNVNAFKGAGIQAATMVCEKGAEVLMTGYCGPKAFATLQAGGVKVVDDVTGTIRDAVATIKSGKVTYSTAANKEAHW
- a CDS encoding aldehyde dehydrogenase family protein; translation: MKKNYQTYVDGQWLSTDRTMDVLNKFTGEPFATVPLADGALTERAIASAKKAFQGFRKMPAHQRAAILDKAVALINAREREIAEVISQEVGKAWKFSINEVQRSAETFKFAADEAKRLHGETIPVDASRFGENRFGYFIREPLGVIGAITPFNFPLNLVAHKVAPAIATGNTVVLKPASATPVSSLILAEILEEAGLPPGVLNVVVGPGGEVGDAIVVHPDCRKITFTGSPAVGGQIVRKAGIKKVTLELGSNSATIIEPDADLEKAAARCVVSAFANSGQVCISLQRIYVNRQCLDAFTELFVSKVKALKVGNPLDEDCDVGPLISPKEVERIDAWVKEAVAQGAVVATGGKGEGRVYQPTVLTQVTEDMKIMCMETFAPVVSIVAYDSFAGVIDLVNASEFGLQAGVYTNDINKALQAVDDLEVGGVMINDTATYRVDHLPYGGNKLSGLGREGIRFAMEDMTNIKMVMINRN
- a CDS encoding NifB/NifX family molybdenum-iron cluster-binding protein, producing the protein MIRLAIPSEGQGGLDGMRAGHFGHCDVFTCIDVEDGQIKQVSILANKEHVQGGCMVPVNLLAEAGVNALVVGGIGMRPLMGFRQVGIDVYHDGVRPEIRPVVEDFLAGKLPQITNDQVCGGGQH